Within Mucilaginibacter inviolabilis, the genomic segment TAGTATATCAAGAGCTTTAAAATCGGTAGCAAAAGAATTGAACGTGCCGGTGATTGCCCTGTCGCAATTAAGCCGTGCGGTTGAAACCAGGCCGGGTAACTCCAAAAGACCAATGCTATCGGATTTGCGTGAGTCTGGCTCTATTGAGCAGGATGCGGATATGGTATTATTCTTATACCGCCCGGAATACTATGGTTTAACAGAAGACGAAGATGGTAACCCAACCAATAACGTGGGTGAAGTAATTATAGCCAAACACCGTAATGGTGAAACTGGTACTGTACGATTGAAATTCGTAGGTAAATACGTGAAATTTGCCAACCTGGAAGAGAGCATGGACGGCTTCCCTCCTGCTGCCGGCAGTGCATTCTCAGGTCTGGCACCATCACAGGATTTTGAAAAACAAAGCAACTTTATTATCCGCCCATCACGAATGGATGATATTGATGATGAACCACCGTTTTAGCCCCCTAGCCCCCTGAAGGGGGAACTTTGGATATGCTAATTACAGATATCATAAAACAAAGCCCAATTCTTAAAAAAATTGGGCTTTGTTTTATATAAATAAAACGTAAGATCTTCAGAAGTTCCCCCTTCAGGGGGCTAGGGGGCTAAAAAAATATCCCCAGCAACACCCCGATGATGATAATTACCGGGGTTTTTATTTTGGTAAAGTGTAGCAGTAAAAAAGTGCCAGCCATAAGGCCATAAGCTATCCAGTTGCCACCAAACGGTCGTACCAGTAAGATAAAAGCTGTGGCCATAAAACCTACGGCTACTGCGCTGATCCCGCTTAATGAGTTTTTGATACGGGTTATTTTTTTGAGATCTTCCCAAAATGGTACGATAAACAGGATTAGAATAAGACCAGGGGTATTTACGCCGATAACCGCTACGATACTGCCAATGATCTGCCCGCCAATGCCGTATCCTTTATTGCCTAAAGTAATACCCCCTAAAAATGAAGTAAAGGAAAATGTAGGCCCGGGAAGAGCCTGTTGCAAGGCATAGCCAGAAAGGAACTCCGAATTACTGAGATAGTGTTTAACCTCTACAAACTCCGTATACATCAGTGGCACCATTACCTGCCCGCCACCAAATATTAATATACCATTACGGTAAAAATTCTCAAATAAGCGAATAGGTAAGCTAAATGGTGACGTTTGGTTAATAATAGCCCCCAAAACTGCAAATAGTAATAATATACCGATAAAATAAGCCACTTTATTTGGATTTACATTGGCGTATAACTTAACACGCAATTCGTTTTCCTGAGGCTGTGTTTCCAAGGCTGATGATATGATGCCCCCTAATAAAACCAAAAGAGGAAAGGCATAGGCATTTTGCAGAATAAGGGTGGCTATAAACGATGCGATTGCCAGCATGGTACTTACACGCGTTTTTAGGAACCTGTGAGCAAAGCTGTAAGTAGCATAGGCCACTATACCTACCGCCATAGGCTGTATATAGCTAATGATGTGGGCAAATTGAGCATGGTTAGCAAATATTTTATAGCTAATTGCAGCCATGGCCATGATAGCAGCCGAAGGTAATATCCATATCAGGAAGGTAATAAGGGCTAACCTTAGTCCCCCTACTTTCCAGGCTATCCCCACCAGTGTTTGGGTTGATGATGGCCCTGGTAACACTTGCGACAGCGCATTAAGCTCCATCAGTTCATCCTCGGTAATATAGTGTCTCTTCTCCACAAATTCCCGCAGTAAAACGGCTATATGCGCCTGTGGGCCGCCAAAAGCCGTAAACGTATAGATCAATACATCGCGAAGAAATAAAAGGTGACGGTTTTTCATTAATTAGTTAGTTCATAGTTGATGGTTCATTGTTCATAGTGATAAGTAAATGATATAGTACTAAGACCATGAACCATCAACTATGATCTATGAACTATTTAATAATCATCGTCGTCTTCTTCTATGCCTTTGGCCTGCCGGTAAACGGCCTGTAATTCCGAAAATGCGTGGTTATCGCGCTTCTGTTTGGCTATGGTCATGCCGTTTTCGTAGGTTGTTATGGCATCCGGTTTACGGTTCAGGGCCTCATATAGTTTACCTAAATGATAATAAGTGCCCACATATCCCGGATGATTTGTCACCAGATCCTCATAATAAGTCAATGCCTTATCTGCCTGATTCAGACGTAGATATTCGGTAGCGAGCGCATATTTTAAAAATTCGTCCTCCGGTTCATTCTTTATAAATTCTAATAGCTTATCCAATCTGCTCAACTCCATTTTAAACTCTATCTTTTTTAATTAAATTTGCAAAAACCTATTGATATGAAGATCCTGGTATGTGTAAGTAATGTTCCTGATACCACCACAAAAATAACCTTTACTGATAATAACACCCAATTTAATACAAATGGTGTTCAATTTATACTAAACCCTTATGATGAGATAGCGCTTTCGCGTGCTATTGAGTTAACCGATGGCGGTAAAGGGGAAGTAACGGTTATCAATGTTGGTGAAGTAAATACAGAGGCTACCATTCGTAAAGCGCTGGCTATTGGCGCTACAGACGCGATACGTATTAACGCCAAACCTCACGATGCCTGGTATGTAGCGTACCAGATAGCAGAGTATGTGAAAGCCAATCCGTTCGACCTTATTTTAACCGGCCGCGAATCTATTGATTACAATGGATCGAAAGTAGCTGGTATGCTCGGCGAGTTGCTCGATCTGCCTTCTGTATCTATCATTAAAAAACTGGATGCTGCTGATAAGGAGGCTACGGTTGAACGCGAAATTGAAGGCGGCAAAGAGCTCCTGACTATTCCCTACCCTTTTGTGGCCGGTACAGCAGAGGGTGTTGCCGAGCCCAAAATACCTAATATGCGGGGTATTATGTCGGCCCGCACCAAACCGTTAGCTGTTGTTGAACCGGTGGAGGTAAAAACGTATTCGGAAGTGCTTAGCTATGAAACACCGGCGCCTCGCGGACAAGTAAAACTGGTACCTGCTGATGAAACCGCCAAATTGGTGGAGCTTTTACATACCGAAGCGCGCGTTATTTAACTCATTTAAATCTATTCCAAGAAACACATCATATGTCAGTTTTAATATATGCGGAAAATGCCGGCGGTAAATTCAAAAAGTCAATCTTTGAAGCCGTTACCTATGCCCGTGCCATTGCCGATCAAAATAAAACCAATCTGGTTGCCATTTCTATTGGCGATGTCAGCAAAGATGAATTAGCCGCTTTAGGTAAATACGGCGCCGAAAAAGTGCTGAACGTATCTGGCGATAAACTCAAGAACTTTGTAAACCAGGCTTACGCCTCTATCATTGCCGAAGCTGCTAAAAAGCAGGGAGCCGATATTGTGGTATTATCCAATACTTTCTCCGGCCGTGGCTTAGCGCCAAGATTGGGCGTAAAATTGCAAGCTGGTGTTGCCGATGGTGCTGTAGCGCTACCGGAGCAAAATGGTGGTAAATTCACCATCAAAAAAACGGCATTCTCTGGCAAGGCATTTGCCATTGTGGAATTAACGTCGGCCAACAAGGTTATCGCTTTGGTACCTAATTCCTATAAGGTAGTGGAAACCGGCGGTACTGCCCAGGTAGAAGATTTCGCTGCCGAAACTAAAGATTCTGATTTTAGAGCGATAATCAAGGAGATTGTACGTTCAACCGATAAAATATCCCTGCCTGATGCAGAAATTGTTGTTTCTGCCGGACGCGGCCTTAAAGGACCTGAAAACTGGGGTATGGTAGAAGAACTGGCCGAACTACTCGGCGCTGCTACAGCATGCTCTAAACCAGTGTCAGACGCCGGTTGGCGCCCACACAGCGAACACGTTGGTCAAACCGGAATAGCTGTCAGTCCAAATTTGTATATTGCGATAGGAATTTCAGGTGCTATTCAACACCTAGCAGGTATCAGTTCTTCAAAAGTTATTGTGGTGATCAACAAAGATCCGGAAGCTCCTTTTTTCAAAGTGGCGGATTACGGTATTGTTGGCGATGCGTTTGAAGTGGTACCTCAATTAATAGCGGCCGTTAAAGAATATAAAGCTTCAGCATAAATTATTAGGTGCGATGGGTAATAACATGAAAAAAATTAAGCTGGATATTGTAGGGTTATCGTACAGTCAGACACAATCGGGAGCTTATGCTTTAGTTTTAGGCGAGGTAAGCGGTCGCCGCCGGCTCCCTATCATTATCGGCAGCTTTGAAGCACAGGCCATAGCTATCGAGATAGAGAAAATGACCCCAAGCCGTCCGCTTACGCACGATTTGTTCAAGAGCTTTGCGCAAGCTTACCAGATTGAAGTACAAGAGATTATCATTTATAACCTGGTCGACGGTATATTTTACTCTAAATTGATCTGCAATGATGGTAAACGTACTGTAGAGATCGACGCCCGTACATCAGATGCCATTGCGGTAGCTGTAAGGTTTGATTGCCCAATTTTTACTTACGAGTTTATCTTATCTACTGCTGGTATTGTAATTGAAGGCAATGATTTTGTTTATCTCGAAAATATCAACGAAACCCAGGAAGAAAAATCTGTAGGCACAGCCGTTGGAAGTGGATTTTCATCATTAAGTGTTGACGAGCTTAAAACTAAGTTACAGGAAGCGCTTGCCGAAGAATCATATGAAAAGGCTGCAAAAATTCGCGACGAATTGAACAAGCGTAAAGCATCCTGATCTTTATTTCGGATTTTTCGTATTTGTTTGCTTTTTAAGGCACTTAAAGAAGGCTACGCCGTTTCGGACGTTCGATTTCGGATTTATTGAATGAAAATATTCTATTTTGAATTTATAGAATAAGGAAATCACCACTTTATAAATCAAATATTAAAATAAATCCGAAATCGAACGTCCGAAATCCGAAATCAATTTATTACTTTCCATTTTTAATTTAACACTGATTTTTATTATTTAAACCCGTCGTAGTATGAATATTAAGTTGCGCTTAATAGTGATGAATTTTATGCAGTATTTTATATGGGGTTCATGGCTGCTTACTATCGGCGTATACTGGTTTC encodes:
- a CDS encoding electron transfer flavoprotein subunit beta/FixA family protein, which codes for MKILVCVSNVPDTTTKITFTDNNTQFNTNGVQFILNPYDEIALSRAIELTDGGKGEVTVINVGEVNTEATIRKALAIGATDAIRINAKPHDAWYVAYQIAEYVKANPFDLILTGRESIDYNGSKVAGMLGELLDLPSVSIIKKLDAADKEATVEREIEGGKELLTIPYPFVAGTAEGVAEPKIPNMRGIMSARTKPLAVVEPVEVKTYSEVLSYETPAPRGQVKLVPADETAKLVELLHTEARVI
- a CDS encoding tetratricopeptide repeat protein, with the protein product MELSRLDKLLEFIKNEPEDEFLKYALATEYLRLNQADKALTYYEDLVTNHPGYVGTYYHLGKLYEALNRKPDAITTYENGMTIAKQKRDNHAFSELQAVYRQAKGIEEDDDDY
- a CDS encoding electron transfer flavoprotein subunit alpha/FixB family protein, giving the protein MSVLIYAENAGGKFKKSIFEAVTYARAIADQNKTNLVAISIGDVSKDELAALGKYGAEKVLNVSGDKLKNFVNQAYASIIAEAAKKQGADIVVLSNTFSGRGLAPRLGVKLQAGVADGAVALPEQNGGKFTIKKTAFSGKAFAIVELTSANKVIALVPNSYKVVETGGTAQVEDFAAETKDSDFRAIIKEIVRSTDKISLPDAEIVVSAGRGLKGPENWGMVEELAELLGAATACSKPVSDAGWRPHSEHVGQTGIAVSPNLYIAIGISGAIQHLAGISSSKVIVVINKDPEAPFFKVADYGIVGDAFEVVPQLIAAVKEYKASA
- the chrA gene encoding chromate efflux transporter — encoded protein: MKNRHLLFLRDVLIYTFTAFGGPQAHIAVLLREFVEKRHYITEDELMELNALSQVLPGPSSTQTLVGIAWKVGGLRLALITFLIWILPSAAIMAMAAISYKIFANHAQFAHIISYIQPMAVGIVAYATYSFAHRFLKTRVSTMLAIASFIATLILQNAYAFPLLVLLGGIISSALETQPQENELRVKLYANVNPNKVAYFIGILLLFAVLGAIINQTSPFSLPIRLFENFYRNGILIFGGGQVMVPLMYTEFVEVKHYLSNSEFLSGYALQQALPGPTFSFTSFLGGITLGNKGYGIGGQIIGSIVAVIGVNTPGLILILFIVPFWEDLKKITRIKNSLSGISAVAVGFMATAFILLVRPFGGNWIAYGLMAGTFLLLHFTKIKTPVIIIIGVLLGIFF
- a CDS encoding bifunctional nuclease family protein encodes the protein MKKIKLDIVGLSYSQTQSGAYALVLGEVSGRRRLPIIIGSFEAQAIAIEIEKMTPSRPLTHDLFKSFAQAYQIEVQEIIIYNLVDGIFYSKLICNDGKRTVEIDARTSDAIAVAVRFDCPIFTYEFILSTAGIVIEGNDFVYLENINETQEEKSVGTAVGSGFSSLSVDELKTKLQEALAEESYEKAAKIRDELNKRKAS